A genomic region of Deltaproteobacteria bacterium contains the following coding sequences:
- a CDS encoding cold-shock protein, which yields MAKGTVKWFNETKGFGFIQQESGEDVFVHYTAIQGDGFKTLKEGERVEFEVVQGAKGPQAANVVKA from the coding sequence ATGGCAAAGGGAACAGTGAAGTGGTTCAACGAGACAAAGGGTTTTGGTTTCATCCAGCAGGAGTCAGGTGAGGACGTATTCGTTCATTACACGGCCATCCAGGGCGATGGCTTCAAGACCCTGAAGGAAGGCGAGCGCGTCGAGTTCGAGGTCGTGCAGGGCGCCAAGGGGCCTCAGGCCGCTAATGTTGTAAAAGCTTAA
- a CDS encoding polyprenyl synthetase family protein: MDIKKYLGDKASGVNAALERLLPRSSDFPKNLNAAMRYSMFAGGKRLRPVLVLAGCEAVGGNAEHAMTTACAFECIHTYSLIHDDLPAMDNDDLRRGMPTCHKKFDEATAILAGDGLLTLAFELIAATGGVDKARLLEVTRTLARASGYMGMIGGQVLDIESEGKEVTFPLLEQIHISKTGALIAASVRCGALIGGAEGPILDKFTRYGDAVGLAFQVADDILNVESTAEELGKPVGSDEARKKATYPALVGLKQAKAMAAELVEKALGHIEGFDERAEPLRLLAKYSIERRK, encoded by the coding sequence GTGGATATAAAAAAATATTTAGGCGATAAGGCTTCCGGCGTCAATGCTGCGCTAGAGAGGTTGCTGCCAAGGTCTTCGGATTTTCCGAAGAACCTTAATGCGGCAATGCGCTATAGCATGTTTGCCGGGGGTAAAAGGCTTCGCCCAGTACTCGTGCTTGCCGGGTGCGAAGCTGTTGGCGGCAACGCCGAGCATGCCATGACAACGGCATGCGCATTCGAGTGCATACACACGTACTCGCTAATCCACGACGATTTGCCGGCCATGGATAACGACGATTTAAGGCGCGGTATGCCGACGTGCCATAAGAAGTTCGACGAGGCAACCGCAATACTTGCCGGAGACGGCCTTTTAACGCTTGCCTTCGAGCTTATCGCCGCTACCGGTGGTGTAGACAAGGCAAGGCTTCTTGAAGTGACGAGAACGCTTGCAAGGGCCTCCGGGTACATGGGCATGATAGGCGGCCAGGTGCTCGATATAGAGAGCGAGGGTAAAGAGGTGACGTTTCCGCTCCTTGAGCAGATACACATCAGTAAGACCGGGGCGTTGATAGCCGCCTCTGTCAGGTGCGGCGCTCTCATAGGAGGCGCTGAGGGGCCAATCCTCGATAAGTTCACGAGGTACGGCGACGCAGTGGGGCTTGCCTTTCAGGTGGCAGACGACATATTGAACGTAGAGAGCACTGCAGAAGAGCTTGGTAAGCCGGTTGGCTCCGATGAGGCAAGAAAGAAGGCAACGTACCCGGCCCTTGTAGGTCTTAAGCAGGCAAAGGCCATGGCAGCGGAGCTTGTTGAAAAGGCCCTTGGTCATATTGAGGGTTTCGATGAGAGGGCAGAGCCGCTTAGGCTTCTTGCGAAGTACTCGATAGAGAGAAGAAAGTAG